A window of Hymenobacter aerilatus contains these coding sequences:
- a CDS encoding RagB/SusD family nutrient uptake outer membrane protein, translating into MKLLKTSLLAGLLLACAVSCDDKKFLDVDPTGALSDNQLNTVENADKQVIAAYAQLGNDIYYVPYTSMWPYGNVRGGDAYKGGGGTADVDAFHFYETFTFNRVDLSNTDEFWYRMYLSISRCNDALRRLNTLDVSAMPNKAVRQGEMRFLRGHFYFLLKEMFKYVPYIDEELPVDQYPTVSNVALSNDALWGKIAEDFRFAAANLPDTQPEIGRATKPAAQAYLAKTLLYQAYTQNESNAVTSIDAAKLTEVVSLCDAVISSGKYSLHPDFATNFLTVGDNGVESVFAIQFSRNDGTPKGRTQRGNELNYPMNPEYGCCSFHSPSQNLINSFKTDANGLPRFTDFNTSGDLVTAADFLSTTVDPRLDHTVAIVGHPFKYDPNFVFQQSWVRVPQVYGYNLSMKESVLPTDPSFQKTPPFMNSSKNWAIIRYADVLLWKAEALIELNRPTDALPLINQIRQRAQNSTSRLKQANGAATSNYKIALYPTAGFTQAYAREALRFERRLEFAMEGFRFFDLVRWGVAANTLNTYFAKEKNLRQYLSTARFTPGRDEYMPIPLNQINYSKGLYKQNAGW; encoded by the coding sequence ATGAAACTCCTCAAAACCAGCCTGCTGGCCGGCTTGCTGCTGGCGTGCGCGGTGAGCTGCGACGATAAAAAATTCCTCGACGTCGACCCAACCGGCGCACTCAGCGACAATCAATTGAATACAGTTGAAAACGCTGACAAACAAGTAATTGCCGCCTACGCGCAGCTTGGCAACGATATTTACTATGTGCCCTACACCTCCATGTGGCCCTACGGCAACGTGCGCGGCGGCGACGCCTACAAAGGCGGCGGGGGCACAGCCGACGTAGACGCGTTTCACTTCTACGAAACCTTCACTTTCAACCGCGTTGATCTAAGCAATACCGACGAGTTCTGGTACCGCATGTACCTGAGTATTTCGCGCTGTAACGACGCGCTGCGCCGCCTCAATACCTTGGATGTCAGTGCTATGCCCAATAAGGCAGTGCGTCAGGGTGAAATGCGTTTCCTGCGCGGGCACTTCTACTTCCTGCTCAAGGAGATGTTTAAGTACGTGCCCTACATCGACGAGGAACTACCGGTAGATCAGTACCCGACGGTGTCGAACGTGGCCCTAAGCAATGATGCGCTGTGGGGCAAGATTGCCGAGGATTTCCGCTTTGCGGCAGCCAACCTACCCGACACCCAGCCCGAAATTGGGCGGGCTACCAAGCCGGCAGCGCAGGCCTATCTAGCCAAAACGCTGCTCTACCAGGCCTACACGCAAAATGAAAGCAATGCCGTAACGAGCATCGATGCGGCCAAGCTGACGGAAGTGGTTTCGCTGTGCGATGCCGTCATCAGCTCCGGCAAGTACTCCCTGCACCCCGATTTTGCCACTAACTTCCTGACGGTAGGGGACAATGGTGTAGAATCAGTATTTGCCATTCAGTTTTCGCGCAACGATGGTACGCCCAAAGGACGCACCCAGCGGGGCAACGAGCTGAACTACCCCATGAACCCGGAGTACGGCTGCTGCTCGTTTCATTCCCCTAGCCAAAACCTGATCAACTCGTTTAAGACGGATGCCAACGGCCTGCCGCGCTTCACCGATTTCAACACGTCGGGCGACCTGGTAACGGCTGCCGATTTTCTGAGCACCACCGTTGACCCGCGCCTCGACCACACGGTGGCTATTGTAGGGCACCCGTTCAAGTACGACCCCAACTTCGTTTTTCAGCAGTCGTGGGTGCGCGTGCCGCAGGTGTACGGCTACAACCTCTCGATGAAGGAAAGTGTGCTGCCCACCGACCCCAGCTTTCAGAAAACGCCGCCGTTCATGAATTCGTCGAAGAACTGGGCCATCATTCGCTACGCCGACGTGTTGCTGTGGAAAGCCGAAGCGCTGATTGAGCTGAACCGGCCGACTGACGCCCTACCCCTCATCAATCAGATTCGGCAGCGGGCTCAGAATAGCACTAGTCGCCTGAAGCAGGCCAACGGCGCTGCCACCTCCAACTACAAAATAGCCCTGTATCCTACCGCTGGCTTCACGCAGGCGTACGCCCGCGAAGCCCTGCGTTTTGAGCGGCGCTTGGAGTTTGCCATGGAGGGTTTCCGGTTTTTTGATCTGGTGCGCTGGGGAGTGGCGGCCAATACGCTAAATACCTACTTCGCCAAGGAAAAGAATCTGCGCCAGTACCTGTCTACTGCCCGGTTCACGCCCGGCCGCGACGAGTACATGCCGATTCCGCTGAATCAAATCAACTACAGCAAGGGGCTGTACAAGCAGAACGCGGGGTGGTAA
- a CDS encoding SusC/RagA family TonB-linked outer membrane protein has translation MYKSVLLTRRLSLLTLLAAAPLLAVPGRTAAALPTAPASVRADIQITGQVNDEKGEGLPGVTVVVKGTTNGASTDSEGRFTLTVPASATLVISSLGYVPQEVAVAGKTSLTIQLVPATQNLSEVVVTGYQTQKRADLTGAVAVVKPEEIKEMTSNNVVNNLQGRVPGVQITADGSPSGNRTAVRIRGFGTLGNNDPLYVIDGIPTKEGINQLNQNDIESIQVLKDASAASIYGSRAGNGVIIITTKKAKKGVTRVDFSTFFSAQRPGPHIQMLNTRDYGRIYWQAAINDGTTPNIPFYSFQSRLGPDGRPVLDNVTVPEFLDADRTQRTADTDWFKETQQTALVQQYNVNVSNGGEHGGMLLSLNYYKNSGTLKYTGADRWTTRLNSDYSLLGNHLKIGENLTVSKLEETQFDLNLVRDRSSQLLNIVPVRTVDGVGWGGPVNGIGDRDNPVRLLTDNRQNRSNIYRVFGNAFADAEIIKGLHLRTSFGIDYSLYKYKELYKTFRAGYLSNENNRVTNNESTYGNWVWQNTLNYDLALGGDKHALSFLLGNERISYTNESFYASRTNFASEDPNYIVLDAGSANKDNGGSATAYRLASYFAKINYSFMDRYLLSGTIRRDGSSRFGADNQFGVFPAVSGGWRLSEENFVKNNVNVLSDLKLRAGWGQTGNQEIANFASRAVYQSSLGTLDPNFAYDIGTAYDIYGNDTNLPSGYRRVQQANPNLKWETTTQTNVGLDVGFFQNRLTGSADYFVKNSTDILVNLPYLGVVGEGGDKFVNGASIKNSGWEFLLAYQNALSNGLTFNISGNLSTYRNRLTYLPDEVINAYGGNGQDVTRLGHSINAVYGYVADGLYQNTAEVGEGPTQVGAAPGRIRYRDLNGDGKVDNFDQTWITEAIPDFAYGLNLGAAWKGFDVQVFLQGVQGLYAYNNSKFRTDFSSLASGENWGQRLLDAWSPTNTGSSIPAPTLVNSNNEGRASTYFVENASYLKLRNVQVGYNLPTELVSKLRLQNVRIYVQGQNFLIAKSKQFTGPDPEVTNYQYPIPRVFTTGLNVSF, from the coding sequence ATGTACAAAAGCGTACTCCTAACGCGGCGGCTGAGCCTGCTTACGCTGCTGGCTGCAGCGCCTCTCTTGGCAGTGCCGGGCAGGACGGCAGCAGCCCTGCCTACCGCCCCCGCCAGCGTGCGGGCCGACATTCAAATTACAGGCCAGGTAAACGACGAAAAGGGCGAGGGCCTACCCGGCGTGACGGTGGTAGTGAAGGGCACCACCAATGGCGCCTCCACCGACAGTGAAGGCCGCTTTACGCTAACCGTACCTGCATCTGCCACGCTCGTGATTTCGTCGCTGGGGTATGTGCCGCAGGAGGTAGCAGTGGCCGGCAAAACCAGCCTCACCATTCAGCTGGTGCCAGCTACCCAGAACCTGTCTGAGGTGGTGGTGACGGGCTACCAAACCCAAAAACGGGCCGACCTGACGGGCGCCGTGGCGGTGGTGAAGCCCGAGGAAATCAAGGAAATGACCTCCAACAACGTGGTCAATAACCTGCAGGGTAGGGTGCCGGGCGTGCAAATCACCGCCGATGGCTCGCCGAGCGGCAACCGGACGGCTGTGCGCATCCGGGGCTTTGGCACGCTGGGCAACAACGACCCACTCTACGTGATTGACGGCATCCCAACCAAGGAGGGTATCAACCAGCTTAACCAAAACGATATTGAGTCGATTCAGGTGCTGAAAGATGCGTCGGCGGCCAGTATCTACGGCTCGCGCGCCGGCAACGGGGTGATTATCATCACTACCAAGAAGGCAAAAAAGGGCGTTACGCGGGTAGATTTCTCCACGTTCTTTTCGGCGCAGCGGCCGGGGCCGCACATTCAGATGCTGAATACCCGAGACTACGGTCGCATCTACTGGCAAGCGGCCATCAACGATGGCACTACACCCAACATTCCATTCTACAGCTTCCAGTCGCGCCTGGGGCCCGATGGCCGGCCGGTGCTCGACAATGTAACGGTGCCGGAGTTTCTGGACGCCGACCGCACTCAGCGCACCGCCGATACCGACTGGTTCAAGGAAACCCAGCAAACGGCCCTGGTGCAGCAGTACAACGTGAATGTGAGCAATGGGGGCGAGCATGGCGGCATGCTGTTGTCGCTGAACTACTACAAGAACTCGGGTACGCTGAAATACACCGGCGCCGACCGGTGGACCACCCGCCTCAACTCCGACTATTCATTGCTGGGGAATCACCTGAAAATCGGGGAAAATCTGACTGTGAGCAAGTTGGAAGAAACCCAATTTGATCTGAATCTGGTGCGTGACCGGAGCAGCCAGCTACTCAACATAGTGCCCGTGCGCACCGTGGATGGGGTAGGGTGGGGCGGCCCCGTCAACGGCATCGGCGACCGGGACAACCCCGTGCGCCTGCTGACCGACAACCGGCAGAACCGCTCCAACATCTACCGCGTTTTTGGCAACGCCTTCGCCGATGCCGAAATCATCAAAGGCTTACATCTGCGCACCAGCTTCGGCATCGATTACTCACTGTATAAGTACAAGGAGCTGTACAAAACTTTCCGGGCCGGCTACCTATCCAACGAAAACAACCGCGTAACCAACAACGAAAGTACGTATGGTAACTGGGTGTGGCAGAACACGTTGAACTACGACTTGGCACTGGGTGGCGACAAGCATGCGCTAAGCTTCTTGCTAGGCAACGAGCGTATCAGCTACACCAACGAGAGCTTTTACGCCTCGCGCACCAACTTCGCCAGCGAAGACCCCAACTACATTGTGCTCGACGCGGGCTCGGCCAACAAGGACAACGGCGGCTCAGCTACGGCCTATCGCCTGGCCTCGTATTTTGCCAAAATCAACTATTCCTTCATGGACCGGTACCTGCTCTCGGGTACCATCCGCCGCGACGGTTCTTCCCGCTTCGGGGCCGACAACCAGTTTGGGGTGTTTCCGGCCGTATCGGGCGGGTGGCGCCTGAGCGAGGAGAACTTCGTGAAAAACAACGTGAACGTACTGTCGGACCTGAAGCTGCGCGCCGGCTGGGGGCAGACTGGCAATCAGGAAATTGCCAACTTCGCTTCGCGCGCTGTTTATCAGTCGAGCCTGGGCACGCTGGACCCCAACTTTGCCTATGATATTGGCACGGCCTACGACATCTACGGCAACGACACCAACCTGCCCTCGGGCTACCGGCGCGTGCAGCAGGCCAACCCCAACCTGAAATGGGAAACCACCACGCAGACCAACGTGGGGCTGGACGTGGGCTTCTTCCAAAACAGGCTCACAGGCTCTGCCGATTACTTCGTGAAGAACAGCACCGATATTCTGGTGAACTTGCCCTACCTAGGGGTAGTAGGCGAGGGGGGCGACAAGTTCGTGAACGGTGCATCTATTAAAAACTCGGGCTGGGAGTTTCTGCTGGCCTACCAAAATGCACTGAGCAACGGGTTGACATTCAATATATCGGGTAATCTGTCGACGTACCGCAACCGGCTCACCTACCTCCCCGACGAGGTGATTAATGCCTACGGCGGCAACGGGCAGGACGTAACGCGCTTGGGCCATTCTATCAACGCGGTGTATGGCTACGTGGCCGATGGGTTGTACCAAAATACCGCAGAGGTAGGCGAAGGCCCTACCCAGGTAGGGGCCGCGCCCGGCCGTATCCGCTACCGCGACCTGAATGGGGACGGCAAGGTGGACAACTTCGACCAGACCTGGATTACAGAGGCCATTCCGGACTTTGCGTACGGTCTGAACCTGGGGGCTGCCTGGAAAGGCTTCGATGTGCAAGTGTTCTTGCAGGGCGTGCAAGGATTATATGCCTACAACAACTCCAAGTTCCGCACCGATTTCTCGTCGCTGGCGTCCGGCGAAAACTGGGGACAACGCCTGCTCGATGCGTGGTCGCCTACCAATACCGGCTCTTCTATCCCGGCACCTACCCTGGTAAACTCCAACAACGAGGGCCGGGCTTCCACTTACTTCGTCGAAAACGCCTCTTACCTGAAGCTGCGCAACGTGCAGGTAGGGTACAATTTGCCTACGGAGCTGGTTAGCAAGCTCCGCCTCCAGAACGTGCGCATCTACGTGCAGGGGCAAAACTTCCTGATTGCCAAGAGCAAGCAATTCACTGGGCCCGACCCCGAAGTGACCAACTACCAGTACCCAATTCCGCGGGTGTTCACCACGGGCCTCAACGTTTCCTTCTAA
- a CDS encoding hybrid sensor histidine kinase/response regulator transcription factor, whose product MKRMVLRRRWWHCIVVGLSCLFATITNAAPTPHYVIGFSQCTMNDAWRQAMLAGMYKELAFYPNVEFRLKDAHDNSALQQRQLRAFLREKVDLLIVSANEAEPITPLVEEAFNRGIPVVILDRRTTSRLYTAYVGGNNHEVGQTAGRYIGSLLRGRGSVLEVLGAEGSSPAHDRHQGLLQGLTAFPGVRVVGQVQGDWKRPSVLRALPAALRAHPEVQLIFAHNDRMALGAYQVCKQLGIDKKVHVIGVDGLSGPQGGLQLVQDSILTATLLYSPGGEEAIRTAMKILRNEPYDKENMLSTMVIDSTNVLTMKMQTEKLASQQRDIQRQQELLETQRHIYTTQQRGLYILGAALLGAAGLGLLVWRALRANRRITRVLAQQNEEIRSQRNRIQELAEQARVETEAKLRFFTNFSHELRTPLTLMLGPLEEVLTDGPPLAPTQRHELSLVRRNAQRLLQLVNQLMDFRKIDVGKMPVRATEGNLVAFVREIMDMFEKTARQRGISLRFLPAEPAVWLWFDVNILDKVFFNLLANALKFTPEKGQVTVSIEPVPATGQVRVSVEDTGPGISAQDQAHIFEWFYQGQAPGSKGSGMGLALALGLTRLHQGELTFRSQPGQGSTFVVTLPLALPEGLRAAVPVSMPVAASFTLDEELADTLPDAAFATGDNSAALVLVIEDNPDVNAFLARKLRPHFQVQTALDGVGGLRIAADTIPDVVVCDVMLPDQSGLEVVQQLKSDWRTSHIPVVLLTARSAPEQQVEGVQAGADLYLTKPFHPTFLLESLRTLLTNRQRQREHFRRELSTNTATVAPQQRVDQKFLADLTAIVEANLARPELSVDDVAQSLGLSRVQLYRKVKAVLGTGVSDFIQSLRLTKSRQLLLEEGLTIAEVAYQLGFSSPAYFSTSFKGRYQMSPSEFRALHSTPST is encoded by the coding sequence ATGAAACGAATGGTCTTGAGGAGAAGATGGTGGCACTGCATCGTAGTTGGGTTGAGTTGCCTGTTTGCGACCATAACCAACGCCGCACCGACGCCGCACTACGTCATCGGTTTCTCCCAGTGCACCATGAACGATGCGTGGCGGCAGGCCATGCTGGCGGGCATGTACAAAGAACTAGCGTTCTACCCCAATGTGGAGTTTCGTCTTAAGGATGCCCACGATAATAGTGCGCTGCAACAGCGTCAGCTGCGGGCTTTTCTGCGAGAAAAGGTAGATCTACTGATTGTATCGGCCAACGAAGCGGAGCCCATTACGCCGCTGGTAGAAGAAGCATTCAACCGCGGTATACCCGTAGTGATTCTGGACCGGCGCACCACATCCCGGCTGTATACCGCCTATGTGGGGGGCAACAACCACGAGGTAGGCCAAACGGCCGGGCGCTACATTGGCAGCCTACTACGCGGGCGGGGTAGCGTACTGGAAGTGCTAGGCGCAGAGGGCTCTTCGCCGGCCCACGACCGGCACCAGGGGCTGCTACAGGGCCTAACTGCTTTCCCGGGAGTGCGGGTGGTAGGGCAGGTGCAAGGCGACTGGAAGCGGCCATCGGTACTACGGGCACTGCCGGCTGCGCTACGCGCGCATCCTGAGGTGCAGCTCATCTTTGCCCACAACGACCGCATGGCACTCGGCGCGTACCAGGTGTGCAAGCAGCTCGGAATAGACAAGAAAGTGCACGTGATAGGCGTAGATGGCCTGAGCGGCCCGCAGGGTGGCCTGCAGCTGGTGCAGGACAGCATTCTAACGGCTACGCTCCTGTATTCGCCGGGCGGCGAAGAAGCTATTCGGACGGCGATGAAAATCCTGCGCAACGAGCCGTACGACAAAGAAAACATGCTCAGCACCATGGTCATCGACTCGACCAACGTGCTCACAATGAAGATGCAGACGGAGAAGCTGGCCAGTCAGCAGCGGGATATTCAGCGGCAGCAGGAGTTGCTGGAAACTCAGCGCCACATTTACACCACCCAGCAACGCGGGTTATACATTCTGGGCGCGGCTTTGTTGGGGGCAGCTGGGTTGGGGCTACTAGTATGGCGCGCACTGCGGGCCAACCGGCGCATTACGCGGGTGCTGGCCCAGCAAAATGAGGAAATCCGCTCGCAGCGCAACCGCATTCAAGAGCTGGCCGAACAGGCGCGGGTGGAAACGGAAGCCAAACTGCGCTTCTTCACCAATTTCTCGCACGAGCTGCGCACACCCCTCACGCTGATGTTGGGTCCGCTGGAGGAGGTACTAACGGACGGGCCGCCTCTGGCTCCTACGCAGCGGCACGAATTGAGCCTGGTGCGCCGCAACGCCCAACGGTTGCTTCAATTGGTGAACCAGCTCATGGATTTCCGCAAGATTGACGTGGGCAAAATGCCCGTGCGCGCCACCGAGGGCAACCTCGTCGCGTTTGTGCGCGAAATCATGGATATGTTTGAGAAAACGGCCCGGCAGCGAGGTATTAGCCTGCGCTTTTTGCCCGCCGAGCCCGCTGTGTGGTTGTGGTTCGACGTGAATATTTTAGACAAAGTGTTCTTCAATTTGCTGGCCAACGCCCTGAAATTCACCCCCGAGAAAGGGCAAGTCACGGTGAGCATAGAACCCGTGCCGGCCACCGGGCAGGTGCGCGTGAGCGTAGAAGACACAGGGCCTGGCATTAGCGCACAGGATCAGGCGCATATTTTTGAGTGGTTTTACCAAGGGCAGGCGCCCGGCAGCAAAGGCTCGGGCATGGGGTTGGCGCTGGCGTTGGGCCTCACGCGACTGCACCAAGGCGAGCTTACGTTTCGGAGTCAGCCGGGGCAGGGTAGTACGTTCGTTGTCACCCTACCCCTTGCGCTACCCGAGGGCCTGCGTGCGGCGGTACCTGTGTCGATGCCCGTGGCCGCTTCGTTCACGCTGGATGAGGAGCTGGCCGATACACTACCGGATGCCGCCTTTGCCACCGGCGACAACAGTGCGGCGCTGGTGCTGGTGATAGAAGACAACCCCGACGTGAATGCGTTTCTGGCTCGCAAGCTGCGGCCACATTTTCAGGTGCAAACGGCGCTGGATGGCGTTGGCGGTCTGCGCATCGCGGCCGATACCATTCCCGATGTGGTGGTATGCGACGTGATGCTACCCGACCAGAGTGGCCTGGAGGTGGTACAGCAGTTGAAAAGCGACTGGCGCACGTCCCACATTCCGGTGGTGCTGCTCACAGCCCGCTCGGCGCCCGAGCAACAGGTGGAAGGGGTGCAAGCCGGCGCCGACCTCTACCTGACCAAGCCCTTTCACCCTACTTTCTTGCTGGAAAGCTTGCGCACATTGCTCACCAACCGCCAGCGCCAGCGCGAGCATTTCCGACGGGAGCTAAGCACCAATACGGCCACCGTAGCGCCTCAGCAGCGGGTAGACCAAAAGTTCCTGGCCGACCTCACCGCCATTGTGGAAGCCAACCTGGCTCGCCCTGAGTTGAGCGTAGACGATGTGGCCCAGAGTCTGGGGCTTTCGCGGGTGCAGCTCTACCGCAAAGTGAAGGCTGTACTGGGTACGGGAGTAAGTGATTTTATCCAAAGTCTGCGCCTGACGAAAAGCCGGCAACTGCTGCTAGAAGAAGGGCTCACTATTGCGGAAGTAGCCTATCAACTCGGCTTTTCTTCGCCGGCCTATTTCTCTACCAGCTTCAAGGGCCGCTACCAAATGTCGCCCTCCGAGTTTCGGGCCTTGCACAGCACGCCCAGCACCTGA